A region of Flocculibacter collagenilyticus DNA encodes the following proteins:
- the cysC gene encoding adenylyl-sulfate kinase, with amino-acid sequence MNENIVWHSQHVDKNDRAKIKNQKPAVLWFTGLSGSGKSTLANAVERKLNELNLHSYLLDGDNIRHGLCEDLSFSDHDRQENIRRIAHVSHLFVDAGLFVLTAFISPFKQDREQARKLLAENEFIEIFVDTPIEVCEQRDPKGLYQKARAGEIKDFTGISSPYESPTNPELVLKTAEYSIEELVGQTINYLVECGYIVDTQENVKD; translated from the coding sequence ATTAACGAGAATATTGTTTGGCACTCTCAGCATGTCGACAAAAATGATCGAGCAAAAATAAAAAATCAAAAACCAGCAGTGCTTTGGTTTACCGGGTTAAGTGGCTCAGGCAAATCAACACTTGCGAATGCGGTCGAGCGTAAATTAAACGAATTGAACTTACACAGTTATTTGCTTGACGGTGATAATATTCGGCATGGATTATGTGAAGACTTAAGCTTTTCGGATCATGACAGACAAGAAAACATTAGGCGCATAGCGCATGTTTCTCACCTATTCGTTGATGCCGGTTTATTTGTTTTAACGGCATTTATATCACCTTTCAAACAAGATCGTGAACAAGCAAGAAAGCTACTTGCTGAAAACGAGTTCATTGAAATTTTTGTTGATACGCCAATTGAAGTTTGTGAGCAAAGAGATCCTAAAGGGTTGTATCAAAAGGCCCGTGCTGGCGAGATAAAAGATTTTACTGGTATTTCTTCTCCTTATGAATCGCCAACAAACCCTGAGTTAGTTTTAAAGACAGCTGAGTATTCTATTGAAGAACTCGTCGGACAGACAATTAACTACCTTGTTGAGTGTGGTTACATTGTAGATACTCAAGAAAACGTAAAGGATTAA
- the cysD gene encoding sulfate adenylyltransferase subunit CysD, with the protein MSQYNETHLKQLEAESIHIIREVVAEFDNPVMLYSIGKDSSVLLHLARKAFYPGKIPFPLLHVDTNWKFKEMIEFRDRLAKEYNFDLIVYKNPEGLDMGISPFKHGSAKHTDIMKTQGLKNALNIHGFDAAFGGARRDEEKSRAKERVYSFRDENHRWDPKNQRPELWNVYNGKVNKGESIRVFPLSNWTELDIWQYIYLENIDIVPLYLAKERPVVERDGVKIMVDDDRIPLAENEKPKMEKVRFRTLGCYPLTGAVESNAETLPEVIQEMLLTKTSERQGRVIDSDSAGSMEKKKMEGYF; encoded by the coding sequence GTGAGTCAATATAACGAAACGCATTTAAAGCAACTTGAAGCTGAAAGTATTCATATCATAAGGGAAGTGGTTGCGGAATTTGACAACCCAGTCATGCTTTACTCTATCGGTAAAGATTCCTCAGTATTGCTTCACTTAGCCCGTAAAGCCTTTTATCCAGGTAAAATTCCTTTCCCGTTACTGCATGTTGATACAAACTGGAAATTCAAAGAAATGATTGAATTTCGTGATCGTTTGGCAAAAGAATATAACTTCGATCTCATTGTATATAAAAACCCTGAAGGCTTAGATATGGGGATTAGCCCGTTTAAACATGGTAGTGCAAAGCACACCGATATTATGAAAACTCAAGGGTTGAAAAATGCGTTAAATATTCACGGGTTTGATGCAGCATTTGGTGGCGCACGTCGTGATGAAGAAAAATCTCGTGCAAAAGAGCGTGTATATTCATTCCGTGATGAAAACCATCGTTGGGATCCAAAAAATCAGCGTCCAGAATTATGGAACGTATACAACGGCAAAGTGAATAAAGGCGAAAGTATCCGTGTCTTTCCTTTATCTAACTGGACTGAACTAGATATTTGGCAATACATTTACTTAGAAAACATCGATATTGTTCCTTTATATTTAGCTAAAGAACGTCCTGTTGTAGAGCGAGACGGCGTTAAAATAATGGTTGATGACGATCGTATTCCTTTAGCTGAAAACGAAAAGCCAAAAATGGAAAAAGTAAGATTCAGAACACTTGGTTGTTACCCACTAACCGGTGCTGTTGAATCGAATGCTGAAACGTTACCAGAAGTTATTCAAGAAATGTTGCTGACAAAAACCTCTGAACGCCAAGGGCGAGTAATTGACAGTGACTCTGCGGGCTCAATGGAAAAGAAAAAAATGGAAGGGTACTTCTAG
- a CDS encoding SLC13 family permease — MLGHYFPLVVFCGLFASLIFSNLHPSKLFLTAVIVLLASGYIETNQILQNGINSGVVTLVLLILSANILERTKVLQRVADRLLNTSFSMSYLRMSVLTILMSSALSNTAVVASFVSVINASARPYARKLLIPLSYCAILGGTLTIVGTSTNLIVNSFWLDKGHSTLDYTVFLKIGIPTAIITSFCLFYLSRNVKEAKAGQQATEDYFVEAKVKSGSALIGKSVAENNLRQLEQLFLVEIYRGNRLISPVAPNENICEGDKLIFSGSVESVGLLQGFDGLALFASPEGALTRNLTKVIVSNKSTLIGRTLKQIEFRTQFDAAVVAIKRDGERISGGLGKVKLIAGDLLVLATGSDFLKRQNVRKNFYLIDKQIAHRYSLNRVQEIFAVVGFISAIVAGIAQLVPFELSLSLFIFCAVVFGLVNTADLKRRFPFELWMLVTSALSIASVIESYYIQQFTQVVFSFDIASPIILLIAIYVLTLILTELVTNNAAAAIAFPIAYSIGQMLGEEYMLASIMAVVFGASASFIFPHSYQTNLIVFNAGNFTNQEFAKTGYKVSVIYSLSVVGMLYFLYG; from the coding sequence ATGTTAGGTCATTACTTTCCACTTGTTGTATTTTGTGGCCTTTTTGCGTCACTTATCTTTTCTAATCTACATCCTTCTAAATTATTTCTTACAGCTGTAATTGTTTTGCTTGCATCTGGCTATATTGAAACCAACCAAATATTACAAAACGGCATTAATTCAGGTGTGGTCACACTTGTGCTGCTTATTCTCTCTGCCAATATTTTAGAACGCACAAAAGTATTACAACGTGTTGCTGATAGATTATTGAATACCTCGTTTTCTATGAGTTATTTGCGGATGTCAGTACTTACTATCTTAATGTCCTCTGCATTGTCTAATACTGCGGTGGTAGCATCTTTTGTTAGTGTAATAAATGCAAGCGCACGTCCCTATGCGCGTAAGCTGCTTATTCCGCTTTCTTATTGCGCAATTTTGGGTGGTACCCTCACTATTGTGGGAACATCTACAAATTTAATCGTAAATAGCTTTTGGTTAGACAAAGGGCATAGCACGCTAGATTATACTGTGTTTCTTAAAATTGGTATTCCAACGGCAATCATTACGTCGTTTTGTTTATTTTATTTATCGCGAAATGTGAAAGAAGCAAAAGCGGGGCAGCAGGCTACAGAGGATTACTTTGTTGAGGCTAAAGTAAAAAGTGGTTCAGCTCTTATTGGAAAGTCAGTGGCTGAGAATAATCTTCGTCAACTTGAGCAACTTTTTTTAGTTGAAATTTATCGCGGTAATCGTTTAATTAGCCCTGTAGCGCCTAACGAGAATATATGCGAGGGCGATAAGTTAATATTTAGTGGTAGCGTAGAGAGTGTAGGTTTACTGCAAGGCTTTGATGGGTTAGCGCTTTTCGCCTCGCCTGAAGGCGCATTAACAAGAAACTTAACCAAGGTGATAGTGTCGAATAAATCCACTTTGATAGGAAGAACACTTAAACAGATTGAATTTAGAACTCAGTTTGATGCCGCTGTGGTTGCCATTAAACGCGACGGTGAGCGTATATCCGGTGGTTTGGGTAAAGTTAAGTTAATCGCTGGCGATTTGTTGGTCTTAGCTACTGGAAGTGACTTTTTGAAGCGCCAAAACGTTCGAAAGAACTTTTATTTAATTGATAAACAAATTGCTCATCGATATTCACTCAACAGAGTGCAGGAAATTTTCGCAGTCGTCGGCTTTATTTCTGCCATCGTGGCTGGTATTGCACAACTTGTTCCTTTTGAACTTTCATTAAGTCTTTTCATTTTTTGTGCCGTAGTATTTGGGTTGGTTAATACGGCCGATCTTAAACGGCGCTTTCCATTTGAGTTATGGATGCTTGTTACTTCTGCCTTATCCATTGCATCAGTCATTGAAAGCTATTACATTCAGCAGTTTACCCAGGTGGTATTTAGCTTTGATATTGCCAGCCCGATAATCTTGTTGATTGCAATATATGTCTTAACTTTAATTCTTACAGAGCTAGTCACCAATAATGCCGCCGCAGCTATTGCGTTTCCTATCGCTTACTCAATAGGTCAGATGCTAGGTGAAGAATATATGTTAGCAAGCATTATGGCTGTAGTGTTTGGTGCCAGTGCAAGCTTTATATTCCCTCATAGCTACCAAACGAATCTTATAGTGTTTAATGCGGGTAACTTTACTAATCAAGAGTTTGCAAAAACTGGTTATAAAGTATCAGTAATTTACTCGCTATCTGTGGTTGGAATGTTATATTTTCTGTATGGATAG
- a CDS encoding septation protein A, with protein sequence MKAILEYGPLIVFFVFYKLFDIYWATGALMVGAVISVAYIYATEKTVSKRLLVLYGFVLFAGGLTLFFQDDTFLKWKVSVVYGLFGLALLVSRYGFKKNLLREGLKEKLELPNNIWDRTNLAWASLFFLIAVANVYVAFSMSQDTWVNFKVFGITAITFVFVFINILMIYKYLPEEEEEKKEQ encoded by the coding sequence ATGAAAGCTATCTTAGAATATGGCCCGTTAATTGTTTTTTTTGTTTTTTATAAACTATTTGATATTTACTGGGCAACGGGCGCTTTAATGGTAGGTGCTGTTATTAGTGTCGCCTATATATACGCAACAGAAAAAACGGTTAGTAAACGACTCTTAGTGCTATACGGGTTCGTACTTTTTGCAGGTGGACTCACGTTGTTTTTTCAAGACGACACTTTCTTAAAATGGAAGGTTAGCGTTGTGTATGGCTTATTTGGCTTAGCGCTACTGGTTAGCCGCTACGGTTTCAAAAAAAATCTACTACGCGAAGGTTTAAAAGAAAAGTTAGAATTGCCGAATAACATTTGGGATCGCACCAATCTTGCGTGGGCCAGTTTATTCTTTCTCATCGCGGTAGCAAATGTGTATGTTGCTTTTAGTATGTCTCAGGATACATGGGTTAACTTCAAGGTATTTGGCATAACGGCAATTACTTTTGTGTTTGTATTCATTAATATTTTAATGATTTACAAGTATTTACCTGAGGAAGAAGAAGAGAAGAAAGAGCAATAA
- a CDS encoding EAL and HDOD domain-containing protein, translating into MLFYAARQPILDVNKELFAYELLFREGIDNVFPNIDGDEATSKIITGSQFAFSVEDFTGDKPAFINFTLETLQKKYPTLIPNHQVVVEVLETVQPGKRLLRECKELKEKGYTLALDDYEHQPVWKHFFPYIDIIKIDFQISSIDDIKQLITVLKPYPHIKLLAEKVETNEQFETAKSLGFAYFQGYFFSKPEIMHAKSLSPSQMTLAELLYETSKSEMDLQKITQVFERDINLSYKLLRYSNSAAFKRRTEISTIKQALIVLGSAELKKFLSVLFTAQVSNDKPAELMGMAMTRARFCEGLAELHNKIQDTPMAFLTGMMSLIDAILDEKMESVLEKLPLAQDIKNALINGEGLLADYLTLVKHYESADWDKANEKIAELTLPSQQIPNIYHDAVQWSNEQMKAMNEQS; encoded by the coding sequence ATGCTATTTTATGCCGCTCGTCAGCCAATTTTAGATGTTAATAAAGAGCTTTTTGCTTACGAACTTTTATTTAGAGAAGGAATTGACAACGTATTCCCAAATATTGATGGAGATGAAGCTACTTCAAAAATAATTACTGGGAGTCAATTTGCATTTAGTGTAGAAGACTTTACTGGAGACAAGCCTGCGTTTATTAACTTTACCCTTGAAACACTTCAAAAAAAATATCCCACTTTGATTCCTAATCACCAAGTTGTGGTTGAAGTGTTAGAAACTGTTCAACCAGGTAAGCGATTACTGCGAGAGTGTAAAGAGTTAAAAGAGAAAGGCTATACGCTTGCATTAGATGACTATGAGCATCAACCTGTTTGGAAACACTTTTTCCCGTATATCGATATTATTAAAATTGATTTTCAAATTAGTTCAATTGACGATATCAAGCAGTTAATTACGGTATTAAAGCCCTACCCGCACATCAAATTACTCGCTGAAAAAGTTGAAACAAATGAACAATTTGAGACCGCAAAATCATTAGGTTTTGCATATTTTCAGGGGTACTTTTTCTCAAAGCCTGAAATTATGCACGCTAAAAGCTTGTCTCCCTCTCAAATGACACTCGCTGAATTATTGTATGAAACCTCTAAATCTGAGATGGATTTACAAAAAATCACTCAAGTATTTGAACGTGATATTAATCTTTCATATAAATTATTGAGATATTCAAACAGCGCCGCATTTAAGAGACGCACCGAGATTAGTACCATTAAACAAGCACTGATTGTTTTAGGCAGTGCTGAACTTAAAAAATTCCTTTCTGTACTGTTCACAGCGCAAGTATCAAATGACAAACCTGCTGAATTAATGGGAATGGCGATGACCCGTGCTCGCTTTTGTGAAGGTTTAGCAGAGCTACACAATAAAATTCAAGACACACCGATGGCATTTTTGACCGGCATGATGTCATTAATTGATGCAATACTAGATGAAAAAATGGAAAGCGTTTTAGAAAAGCTGCCATTAGCTCAAGATATCAAAAATGCATTAATTAATGGAGAGGGTTTATTAGCGGATTACTTAACACTGGTAAAACACTATGAAAGTGCTGACTGGGATAAAGCTAACGAGAAAATAGCAGAGTTAACGCTGCCGTCTCAACAAATTCCAAATATTTACCACGATGCTGTTCAATGGTCTAATGAGCAGATGAAAGCGATGAATGAACAAAGCTAG
- the trpA gene encoding tryptophan synthase subunit alpha: MNTRYDAMFHHLREQKQGAFVPFVTIGDPNLSTSLRIIKTLIDNGADALELGIPFSDPVADGPTIQAANIRALDAGVTPSDCFELLREIRLYAPNMPIGLLLYSNLVMAKGIDNFYALMNEISVDSVLVADVPLRECKPFRQAAVKYNVAPIFIATPNASDDRLRELASYGRGYTYLLSRAGVTGTETVAQMPAQGAIKKLLNYHAAPPLLGFGISQPEHVKEAIANGAAGAISGSAVVNIIEQHLDDESSMLKQLGEFIENMKQATK; encoded by the coding sequence ATGAATACCCGTTATGACGCCATGTTTCATCACTTACGTGAACAAAAACAAGGAGCATTTGTTCCGTTTGTTACTATTGGTGATCCCAACCTTTCAACATCATTACGCATAATTAAAACGCTCATCGATAATGGTGCCGATGCGTTAGAACTAGGCATACCGTTTTCAGATCCCGTGGCGGATGGGCCGACCATACAAGCGGCAAATATTAGAGCACTTGACGCTGGAGTAACACCAAGTGACTGCTTCGAATTATTACGTGAAATAAGACTGTACGCTCCTAATATGCCAATCGGCCTGCTGTTATACAGCAACCTAGTTATGGCAAAAGGAATCGACAATTTCTACGCATTAATGAATGAAATAAGTGTCGATTCGGTGTTAGTTGCCGACGTGCCGTTAAGAGAGTGCAAGCCTTTTCGTCAAGCAGCAGTAAAGTATAACGTTGCACCTATTTTCATTGCCACACCAAACGCCAGCGATGATCGTTTACGTGAATTAGCATCCTATGGCCGAGGCTATACCTATTTACTTAGCCGCGCGGGTGTAACTGGTACTGAGACCGTTGCTCAAATGCCAGCTCAGGGTGCCATCAAGAAACTGCTTAACTACCATGCTGCGCCACCACTTTTAGGCTTTGGTATTTCACAACCAGAACATGTAAAAGAAGCAATTGCTAATGGTGCAGCGGGTGCTATTTCAGGTTCTGCAGTCGTTAACATTATCGAGCAGCATTTGGATGATGAAAGTTCGATGCTAAAACAACTGGGGGAGTTTATTGAAAATATGAAACAAGCCACCAAATAA
- a CDS encoding ComEA family DNA-binding protein: MNKTLLHVFFVLFIAISFTNQASANNDEQSRASQQVVKVININSADQQTLMEIKGIGEKKALAIIEYRDAYGAFSTVEEITNVKGIGKKFLEKNKERLTL; the protein is encoded by the coding sequence ATGAACAAAACACTTCTACACGTATTCTTCGTGCTTTTTATCGCAATTTCTTTTACTAACCAAGCCTCTGCAAATAATGATGAGCAAAGTCGTGCTAGTCAGCAGGTGGTTAAGGTTATAAATATTAATAGTGCTGATCAACAAACTTTAATGGAAATTAAAGGTATTGGTGAAAAGAAAGCACTTGCGATTATTGAATATCGAGATGCGTATGGAGCGTTCAGCACAGTGGAAGAAATAACAAACGTCAAAGGAATTGGCAAAAAGTTCTTAGAAAAGAATAAAGAGCGCTTAACACTATAA
- the cysQ gene encoding 3'(2'),5'-bisphosphate nucleotidase CysQ, translated as MVTVKLIDEVKAIAIEAGSKILEIYHREYTATEKEDNSPLTEADLAANEVIVNALNKLSDYPVLSEESSAISWQERQQWGTYWLVDPLDGTKEFIKKNGEFTVNIALIHDGFPVMGVVYAPVLGKCYWGSVEYGAFVEEAGNITELSVTSANLTSNSMTRVVGSRSHPSPQLADYLEQFDQVEMVPMGSSLKFCVIAEGNADIYPRLGPTSEWDTGAAQAVLEAAGGKVIDFETNERLAYNQKESVLNPFFIAQS; from the coding sequence ATGGTCACAGTTAAATTAATAGATGAAGTGAAAGCTATTGCGATAGAAGCGGGAAGTAAAATTCTTGAAATTTATCATCGTGAATATACTGCTACTGAAAAGGAAGATAACAGCCCTTTAACAGAAGCAGATTTGGCTGCAAATGAAGTCATTGTAAATGCCTTAAACAAATTATCTGACTACCCAGTACTAAGTGAAGAATCTTCTGCTATTTCATGGCAAGAAAGGCAGCAATGGGGAACTTACTGGTTAGTTGACCCATTAGATGGCACGAAAGAATTTATTAAGAAAAACGGTGAGTTCACCGTGAATATAGCTTTAATTCATGATGGTTTCCCAGTAATGGGCGTAGTGTATGCTCCTGTGTTGGGTAAATGTTATTGGGGCAGTGTGGAATATGGTGCTTTTGTTGAAGAGGCTGGAAATATTACTGAGCTATCAGTAACTTCGGCTAATTTAACGTCAAACTCAATGACTCGAGTTGTGGGTAGTCGTTCACATCCTAGCCCACAATTAGCAGACTATTTAGAGCAGTTTGATCAAGTTGAAATGGTGCCGATGGGGAGCTCGCTTAAATTTTGTGTCATTGCTGAAGGAAATGCCGATATTTACCCTCGACTAGGACCTACTTCGGAGTGGGACACAGGTGCTGCGCAAGCAGTGCTAGAGGCCGCTGGTGGTAAAGTTATTGATTTTGAAACGAACGAAAGATTGGCTTATAACCAAAAAGAAAGCGTACTGAACCCGTTTTTTATCGCACAATCGTAA
- a CDS encoding methyl-accepting chemotaxis protein encodes MLSWLKPSIPEGQTLVDTQELQELKAKAAKLDEISGSAAGELAEEIAVATQQINRSANQDIAQLEDSHRIVSGFVDQSRDIENLSQTSFESASETSSTSKDCIDQINTLVSKIGNSAQLISEFTDLLSSLSENSKNIDHLVEAIKGIAEQTNLLALNAAIEAARAGEHGRGFAVVADEVRSLANTANSSADQIQTEMKKIMDISDSIITKQKDVEVLIDESVSIADETSEKLNTLTGIAQESSKSVESVIDQVREQVSNSDMIVEQMGRALGSLRASLESAARAEELSNTLVYEVSQMKR; translated from the coding sequence ATGTTGAGTTGGTTGAAACCGAGCATTCCAGAAGGGCAAACCCTTGTTGATACGCAAGAGCTGCAAGAGTTAAAAGCAAAAGCAGCGAAACTAGATGAAATTTCGGGAAGTGCTGCAGGAGAATTAGCTGAAGAAATTGCTGTTGCAACACAGCAAATTAATCGCTCAGCTAATCAAGACATAGCGCAACTAGAAGACAGTCACCGTATTGTAAGTGGTTTTGTTGATCAATCCCGCGATATTGAAAATTTATCTCAAACCTCTTTTGAGTCAGCATCAGAAACAAGTAGTACGAGTAAAGACTGTATTGATCAAATTAATACCTTAGTGTCGAAAATTGGTAACTCTGCTCAACTTATTTCTGAGTTTACGGATTTGTTATCGAGCTTGAGTGAGAACAGTAAGAATATCGACCACCTAGTAGAAGCGATTAAAGGCATTGCTGAGCAAACCAACTTACTTGCGTTAAACGCTGCAATTGAAGCCGCGAGGGCTGGTGAACACGGTCGTGGTTTCGCCGTTGTTGCGGATGAGGTTAGATCATTAGCAAATACGGCGAACAGTTCAGCCGATCAAATTCAAACTGAAATGAAAAAGATAATGGATATTTCAGACTCAATTATTACCAAGCAAAAAGATGTAGAGGTATTAATTGATGAAAGCGTGTCAATTGCTGACGAAACCTCAGAAAAGCTAAATACACTGACTGGCATTGCTCAAGAAAGCTCGAAGTCGGTTGAAAGTGTTATTGATCAAGTCAGAGAGCAAGTTAGCAATTCAGATATGATTGTAGAACAAATGGGAAGAGCATTAGGCTCGTTAAGAGCGTCTTTAGAAAGTGCAGCTCGAGCCGAAGAATTAAGTAATACGTTGGTTTATGAAGTTTCCCAAATGAAGCGCTAG
- the cysN gene encoding sulfate adenylyltransferase subunit CysN, with the protein MNNETNLIEKDIHAYLKQHENKQLLRLLTCGSVDDGKSTLIGRLLHDSKMIFEDHLAALTVDSKKMGTTGEKLDLALLVDGLQSEREQGITIDVAYRYFSTEKRKFIIADTPGHEQYTRNMATGASTCDLAIILIDARYGVQTQTKRHSFIVSLLGIKHIVVAINKMDLVDYSEERYNEIKQDYANFAKSIGLKDINYTPISALNGDNVVQQSDNMSWYKDQPLMPLLETIEISKDKDFANFRLPVQYVNRPNLDFRGFCGTIAAGTINVGDEVIALPSKKTSKVASIVTFDGDLNTAYPGQAITLTLEDEIDVSRGDVLTKPGMEPLQAKSIKAKLIWMAEEGLSLKKTYDFKLATQTSSGKVSKVAHRIDVNTLEHNDAETLALNEIGEVNISLEKPFIFDNYQFNQTTGAFIVIDRLTNVTVGAGMIDAAADENSDVGTTANEVNWPEFELELNQLVRKHFPHWEAKDITKL; encoded by the coding sequence ATGAATAATGAAACTAATTTAATTGAAAAAGATATCCATGCTTATTTAAAGCAACACGAAAACAAACAATTACTTCGCCTACTTACTTGCGGCAGTGTAGATGATGGAAAAAGTACTTTAATTGGTAGATTACTGCACGACTCAAAAATGATTTTTGAAGATCATTTAGCTGCACTAACCGTTGATAGTAAAAAAATGGGGACAACCGGTGAGAAGTTAGATTTAGCTCTTCTAGTTGATGGCCTCCAATCTGAGCGTGAGCAGGGCATTACGATTGACGTTGCTTATCGTTATTTCTCTACTGAAAAGCGTAAATTTATTATTGCCGATACTCCTGGGCATGAGCAATACACCAGAAATATGGCTACGGGCGCTTCGACCTGTGATTTGGCGATTATTCTAATTGATGCGCGTTATGGCGTACAAACGCAAACTAAGCGCCATAGCTTTATTGTATCTTTACTTGGCATTAAACATATCGTAGTTGCCATTAATAAAATGGACTTAGTGGATTACAGTGAAGAGAGATACAACGAAATTAAACAAGACTACGCAAACTTTGCAAAGTCGATAGGTTTAAAAGATATTAATTATACGCCTATCTCAGCACTTAACGGTGACAACGTAGTTCAGCAAAGCGATAACATGTCTTGGTATAAAGATCAGCCATTAATGCCGCTGTTAGAGACAATCGAAATATCAAAAGACAAAGACTTTGCAAACTTTAGGTTACCGGTGCAATACGTTAACCGACCTAATTTAGACTTTAGAGGCTTCTGTGGCACTATTGCTGCGGGTACCATTAATGTTGGTGATGAAGTTATTGCTTTACCTTCTAAGAAAACCTCTAAAGTAGCAAGTATCGTTACTTTTGATGGCGATTTAAATACCGCCTATCCAGGTCAGGCTATTACACTAACATTAGAAGATGAAATTGATGTAAGCCGAGGTGATGTACTAACGAAGCCAGGTATGGAACCATTACAAGCTAAGTCGATAAAGGCTAAGTTAATTTGGATGGCAGAAGAAGGTTTAAGCCTGAAAAAAACTTATGATTTTAAATTAGCTACCCAAACCAGTTCAGGTAAAGTAAGTAAAGTGGCGCATCGTATTGATGTAAATACGCTTGAGCATAATGATGCTGAGACGTTAGCGCTGAATGAAATTGGTGAAGTGAATATTTCATTAGAAAAGCCTTTTATTTTTGATAACTATCAATTTAATCAAACAACAGGGGCGTTTATCGTTATTGATAGACTCACTAATGTGACTGTTGGCGCTGGAATGATTGACGCTGCTGCGGATGAAAACTCTGATGTTGGCACAACTGCAAATGAAGTGAATTGGCCAGAATTTGAGTTGGAGCTGAACCAACTTGTTAGAAAACACTTTCCACACTGGGAAGCAAAGGATATTACTAAGTTATAA
- the trpB gene encoding tryptophan synthase subunit beta, producing the protein MKKLSAYFGEFGGMFVPELLVPALEQLEQAFSDAYQDAEFLAEFNQLLTEYAGRPTPLTLCKNLTKGTKTKIYLKREDLLHGGAHKTNQVLGQALLTKRMGKKEVIAETGAGQHGVATALACALLGLKCRVYMGAKDVERQQPNVFRMKLMGAEVIPVTAGSGTLKDAVNEALRDWAANYDTAHYLLGTAAGPHPFPTIVKEFQKMIGEEAKQQLLKAEGQLPDKVIACIGGGSNAIGMFSDFIKEDGVQLIGVEPAGKGLNTHEHGAALNKGTTGILHGAFTYIMQDQHGQIEESYSVSAGLDYPAVGPEHAHLMQIGRAEYVAATDEEALSAFQDLAKREGIIPALESSHALAYALKLAKENPEQEQVLLVNLSGRGDKDLAHVHAILEPTSSTKGEA; encoded by the coding sequence ATGAAAAAATTATCCGCTTATTTTGGCGAGTTCGGCGGCATGTTCGTTCCTGAACTGCTAGTACCCGCACTTGAACAGCTTGAACAGGCTTTTTCTGACGCGTACCAAGACGCTGAGTTTTTAGCCGAGTTTAACCAATTACTCACAGAGTATGCTGGTCGCCCTACACCGCTTACACTATGTAAAAACTTAACCAAAGGGACTAAAACAAAAATCTACCTAAAACGCGAAGACTTACTACATGGTGGCGCACATAAAACCAATCAAGTGCTAGGCCAAGCGTTGCTAACAAAGCGCATGGGCAAAAAAGAAGTGATAGCAGAAACCGGTGCTGGTCAGCACGGTGTCGCAACAGCGTTAGCCTGCGCCTTGTTAGGGTTAAAATGCCGCGTTTATATGGGGGCGAAGGACGTAGAGCGTCAGCAGCCAAACGTATTCAGAATGAAATTAATGGGTGCTGAAGTCATTCCAGTTACAGCAGGTAGCGGCACATTAAAAGATGCGGTAAATGAGGCACTCCGCGACTGGGCAGCAAACTACGATACTGCGCATTATTTACTTGGCACAGCAGCTGGCCCTCATCCATTTCCTACTATAGTGAAAGAGTTTCAAAAAATGATTGGCGAAGAAGCTAAACAGCAGCTGCTCAAAGCAGAGGGACAACTACCTGATAAAGTCATTGCTTGTATTGGTGGCGGCTCGAATGCAATTGGCATGTTCAGCGATTTTATCAAAGAAGATGGTGTACAACTTATCGGTGTTGAACCAGCAGGAAAAGGACTTAATACGCACGAACATGGTGCAGCATTAAATAAAGGGACTACTGGTATTTTGCACGGTGCCTTTACTTACATTATGCAAGACCAGCATGGTCAAATTGAAGAGTCGTATTCGGTATCGGCTGGACTTGATTATCCAGCCGTTGGGCCAGAGCACGCTCACTTAATGCAAATTGGTCGTGCTGAATATGTTGCTGCCACAGACGAAGAAGCATTAAGCGCATTTCAAGATTTAGCGAAGCGCGAAGGAATCATCCCAGCTCTTGAGTCCTCCCATGCACTAGCATATGCATTAAAATTAGCAAAAGAAAATCCTGAACAAGAGCAAGTGTTACTGGTTAACTTATCTGGTCGAGGCGATAAAGACTTAGCCCACGTTCACGCGATTTTAGAGCCAACCTCATCTACCAAAGGAGAAGCGTAA